From the Melospiza georgiana isolate bMelGeo1 chromosome 4, bMelGeo1.pri, whole genome shotgun sequence genome, the window TGCTACAGTTTGATTTCACTTTAGAAAATGTACCTCTCTGAATCCTGCCATGGCTTATCTGATTCATAGTCTTTGCCCAGCTTCTCTGACTTGTCCTCTTTGTCTTCTCTCTTCCTGCCCCGTTTCTTGCGCTCCTCCTCCTCGGGGGGTTTGCTCCTGCAGGCCATGAGGCACTCCAGGACTCGCTGGTGTTTGTCAGAGTTGTTGATGTGCGCTCGCACCAGGGTCTCCAGCTCGTTCCACATGATGCGGTACTGCTCATCCCTGAGGGCCAGGAAACACCACACTGAGGGTCACCACCGCCACTCAGCTACTGACTGGATGAATGCAGGCCTTAACAAACAACACAGAACCCCCAGACCAAAAATAACTCCCCAGAGATTATCTGTCCTCCTGTAGTGCAGTTTCTCCAGCTGCAGTTTCTCCATGCTTGAACCACATTAACATTTCCCAGTTAACGCCCAGAGTAAAATACAAATTGAAATGGATTATGTCCAATGAAATCATAATTGTTGGCACTTGTGAAACCTCTCAGGTGCTTGCTAACAATGCAATGTCAGAGGGCCACTCATGCACTAACATGCAAATTAATTATTACGTTATTTGGactaaaaaaattaaggaaCAATTGCACCACACTATTGTCAATAACTCCCAGTCATGTAGGCAAATCAGGAGctgaatttcttttcaaaaaaatccattcttGGAAATACAAGGAACACATCCCAGTGATTGAGGGATCAGAATATtccatgtttattttaaagaagtATCCCATATTTTAAATAACTGTTCCATAAGGCTTCTAATATATCCCAATTTTAATGCACCGTTCATTTATAATAtacttcagttttccttttttataaaCTTGAAATTATTCCACTTTATCTGTCCATATTGTATCAATTTCTTAACTTTGCTGATAACTttgatttcatattttttaacatACTTAAATTCTTAGACAATAAAATTGtacagttttttttccctaatatacAGCACTATCAGTACTGTTATAGCCCCTAAATGATACAGGTGAAGCACTCACAGCATTTGGGATGTGCAATACAGTGTTTAGTTCACTATGTATTACTTTaaactatattttaaaaatctggtaTGAAAACATTGCCAACAGAGTATTTCTGAGAAATAGTCCAGAATCAACAAAGAGAGATATGCATGTAACCTTTTTGGCCCCTTTCCTCTGGTACCAACTGTTGAAATTGGCAGTGGATCGTTCTTCCTCTCCATGTCCACCAAATTGTATATTGTTTTTTGACAATTCAACACATCCTCGTCAGTCATTGTTTCCTTCACAATCACACTGGCTAATGGTACTACCTGCAGAAATAAACAACAAGAAAATGCGTGTGTGTCACAGAAGAGCAATAgggattaaaaaattaaaggtaATGAAACAACACACAACAAAACTCCACCCTCTTATCCTCAGTTTAGTACTAATTCTAAGTGTAAGTGGGTGCTTTCTTTACCCAGCAGAACTGGAGCTGTCAGGTTCAAATCACTTTATTTAAATACCATTCCAAGAATCTACTGCATTACATACAGAATTAGCTCAGCAAAAATAAAGCTGAATTAAACTGATTATACAGCAAGGGATTTATCACCCCATAGAGTTGGTATTTCATCAAGTGACAAGGCAAAACTCAATCTAGGAACAGAACAAAAATGTACACAGCCCAGGTTACTTACAGCTTGCATGTTGAAGATGGTGGTCTGAGAAATAATCATAGGCCAGTAACGAGTATGTTTCTCTAACTGATCTTTTGCACGTTCCAATGGAATTTCAAGACTTCCATCCATCTTATATCTGGGCTCTAGAAAAGGAGTTAATCGGTTTTCCCTCATAAATTCACCAAAATCCTAATGATAACCAAACAAGATACAATTAGGCATTTCTCTAACAAAGTAGCTTTCAGTGAAGGGGCTAAACAGCTTAGCCTTGCTTATCACTTTGTACCATCCCACTGCCACATCTGACCCTACCAACCACAGCCCTGTCTCTAACTCTCATGCATTTACCAGGGGGAACACAAAAACAGAGGCACAGAAATATGGGGTAAATATCAATGTATGGGTTTTGACAAGGAGGACTTCCAGATTTACAAGGTATTTCATGTATGGGAAGAGTTATATCTTTCCAGAAGGAACTTCTGCTTATTTACAAAAGATATCAAGGatgtattgaaaaaaaataaaggataaacAAAAGGCATATGAGCTGATTGTCTGATATCAGGGTTCAAAGCTGTCAACTtcatcttttttatttactgtACAAACACTCATGTGCAATCTATCCTTTGACAATAAGCACATGATACAGTCCTATATGTATCCAACCCACAGAAGAAACTtgccaagaaaaatatttttctagaaCCAGAACAAACTTTAAACACTCCTAGTGCATTAAGGAGGCATTCCTTGACACACAAAGTATTTTATGAAGCAGGCATAGCAATCAATAAATGTAGTATTTTTTACCAAATATCTATCAAGGTATTTATTACAAAGGAAACTTGACCATGCAACCCACTCTAACATTTCCTTCCCACACCTATGCCCAGCATCTGTTGTCATGtgagagaagcagcagtgtAGCACAGAAAGACCCTTACTGTGATCCTGTAGTCAGTGACCCTCCCACCGCAGCCCTCGCTAATTGAGGGGGGATCTTCCAGGATTGAGCGGGAGCTGCTCAACACATGCAAGAAAATCTCTCCCCCGTGGCTGCTGAGCATGTGGCTGATGACTTTTGAGCCAGACTTGCGTGGCTGCTCCAACAACACCGAGCGACCTGGTGGAGGGAGATGAGTTTCATTCACTCATTCCTGGGTGCTGCAATTTTAAATATTGAGCTGCATAAATACAGGAAGAATCTGAACCCACCAAGGTGGTGTTTTCAGCCAGCTGAACAAGAAACTTCCATCTCCTCATTTCTTGACACAGAACAGGGTATATGTGCACCTTAAAATTTTACAAAGCAACACCAAAAGGCCTCTCCTAGATCAACCAATCATTTCTTCTATAGGATATTATTCTtaggaaaaaatacatattcataAGGCATTCAAATGGCCCTGCTGCAGAACCACTCTCATTAAAAGCAACTTtcaaaaagtaataaaataaccTCTTGAGTATAAAGGTATCAGCTGATACCACTTGCTAATGCTTAAAATGGATACTGTTCTTCAgacaagagaaataaaactgcatttgtcTTATTTTCAGTAGAATACACCAAGCATTAAAGGGTGCATTCTCCAAATAAGTTTCTTTTTGTCAGGAAGCAAAAATCAGAAGAGTGAGCTTATCTGAAATATGCTATTAATTTTGGTTCTAACCATTTTTATTAATCAAAGGACATTTTCACTACACAATCTCtagagaaaaatacattaagaTATAGTCTTTAATAAAACCACTGCATGTTTAGACAATCAAATGACTTGACTGAAGGAAACATTCTGTTAAAAGGATATTTGTAATGCCATTTTGTTTGCAAACACACAAACCTCCATTTCAATACTTGTTGCTTCTTTATATATTTCCTCCCATCTTTAAGATTCAAAATACAATTGCCTTTGAAGACATTTAAAAACTTGCTTCTCTTATTTAtaggacattttaaaataaatgtagtaTTTTTACAGTATATACACATTACTGCTACACCAATCAAAATGTGCCACATGCTCCatttacaaaattaaaaattctaaCATTGAATAATTAGCCAAGGACACAAATTTACCATTAAGGAGAAAGTTTGTAAGGCATGAAGAAGGTCTGCTATTTACATCTACTGGTGAAATTCTGTATGCTCCAGTGCAATAGTGCAGctctgaaaaataaaggagtAGAAAAGTGGAGTGTAAttccagagacagaaaaaaaatccacaaaataaaagaatggaagaggaggaggctAGTACACAATGAGCAGAACTAAAAAGTCTAGATGCCTCTCAGTATGAAAGTCCTCACTGGGAGGATTCCTAAGAAGCAACAGCTCTGAGAATCTCATACATTCCCAACCAAGCCCTGTTTCCAGCAGAAACCCCAATTCTTTATCTCCTGAATCACTTCACTGATCAGTCAGTCTGCTCTTATTTCTCTTATCTCTATTTCTGGCCTGCTGGCTCAACAAGTCAACATAAATTGCTAATAGTTAATAGGGTGCATGAGCTGCACAGCTATCTCAGATCTGCCCTGGCTTTCTCTCCTGTACTCAGATTTGTACAAGTTACCAACCAGGTCTGGAAAGTTCCATGGCACCTACCCACACTGTTGGTTCGCGGAGTGCACCATTTCAGTGTCACAGTTTCTTTAAATGTGCCTTCTCTGCTATTGCCACCCACGTGGTTATCACCtgcagagaaaggcagaaagTGGGGGGATCAACCAGAGTTTATTACAGAAAAACAACTCTAAACTTAAGGTACAAAATGTAACATGAATATATACACAAAGCAATCTAAATTTAAAACTTAAGATACCTAACCTTTTGATTTAACAATTAGAAAGTTCTGCATAAGTTTAGTTTTATCAGTAGCAGGCAATTTTTTCCTGCTAAAATGCTCAGGACTTAAAGACAATATCTTTATCAAAATTTTCCACACAGAAATCAGAACTCCTACATACTAGAGCTGACTGTTTCTTGTACATATTGTATTCCCAAAGTCAATTAAACCAATCTAAAGGTACATTTGACAAGTTTAATTTTTTGGGGAAAGAAATATTTGGTCTCATCGCTATGTCACATTCAGCCTGAATTCTCTCAATGTGTTCTACTGACCACAAATgctttattattaaaatactggaaatactttattattaaaattaactGCAACAATTTTAGAAATTATCTTCAGAATATCTGAAGGCCAAACTTATTTAACCTGAAAATTCCTTGACaacatttcagagaaataaGACCAGTGTAACTAAATTCCCACTTTCCTAGCATCAGAGCCATTACAGCTGAATTATGTATTTAGAAACAAATGAAAGAACCCAAAATTTACAGGATCAAAGAGCAGACTTTTTCCTCTCAAAGCCCTGATGGGAAAATGTGAAGAGGAAATGCAGCCAGAGTGCTTTTGTATTTTCCTAGGAGACCTAATTCCTTGAGCCTACAGGTTTTACAAAACTGCTTCTGAGCCCTGGCAATAAAAGCTTCAAGATTTCAACATCATACCACAGTTCAGGTGAGGCTGAGGTCATTACTGCAACACCCCATGCTTTTCATCAATCTTTAGTCATCCACTCCCCTAAAATTTGGAGCACAGCACTTGGAGATGACAGGAGTTACCTCCTCTTCCTCAAAGCAATGGGACAAAAAGCACAAACTCCCCAAAATGGCTACTTATGGATCATATGACATTTAATTCTACTAATAGAGAAGTTATAAGCTGATTTTTAACAAAGTTTTACATCAGGCAGTTTCCTCaacaaaataattctgcaaAAGGCTAAGTGTTGCGCTTTTCTAACTTTGGTTGAGCTATTAAAAATTCACCTCAGAGGTGATAGCAATTccaaatttacaaaaaaaaaaagataggtATTTCAAATACAACAAAAAAGCTCAACAGCCAAACAAGTcttgttttttccaaagcaaTTATTGCCATAAACAGGCCTGTGGGATGTAAGTGGTGCTAATTATTATTACTCAAAGTTCAATTGTGCAAGGCATAATTTTGCACAAATATCCACAAGAGAGACTTCATTTTGTAAAATCTCCCTGCATATCTGGTCTCTCACCTACTTTTTGTATCTCAGTAAGAAACTGACATGCCCTTCAAATCTCACAGCAATTTCCTGAACAAATGTGAATTTGGCCTGTTTTCTCATTGCTGTATTAAAATATGTCAATAATGAGTAAAACTCTAATGCCAACATTACAAATTAAGTTTCCTGGGTTACAAGGAATAACTGAAATATTTACTATTTGAGCCTGAAAATTACATGGATTTGAAGGTCTCAATCTTCCTTTGTGAATACTCCTAAAGAGGCTGATCAGAGGCACCTTCAGAGGGCCATTCCTACTTACCACTCTTTAAAAAATCCACATGTGCCTCTTTGTGGTGAAGCAGCTCCACATCATAGTTGGCTGATGTGTTAGCATGTTGTTCTTCCTTCAAAAGAGAAAGGTGGATATAAACAGAATTACTTTAGCTAGAGGTCACCATTTTCATAAATGAATGATTCTACATTTGTCTTTCAgtctggaagaaaacaaaaaatctccAAGGGCCTCAGACAACAACAGGATTGCAATGCTGAGGGAACTTTGCTTTCTGAGCAGTTTAAAGATGCAGCCAACTACTTTTCCTCTTATTTACTTTTTTGAAACCCTATTCCTCTTCACACAAGCCTCATGTCACCATGCAGAGCATCACATACAAGTAAAAACTAGGCTTGACTACTTCACTAAATTAGTGAAGTTAAGGAAGCCTACAAAATGTTACATAATCACCAGCAGTTACAActtgctgagcagcagcaaagacTCACTGCAGGGTAGAGTGACAATTActtttcaaaaccaaaaataaagaatccaaaccaaaacccacacTTTGAACTTAGTACTTCTTAAGCTTATGAAATGAAGTGCACTTGCAGCTGCAAGttataactaaaaaaaaattgatttttgtaAAGAGGACACTGCATCTTCAAAGAGCTGCAGAAGATCAGCAAAAACAGAACAGTAACTCTGCTAATTTACTccaagtttaaaaagaaaaacaatttaaaaaaaaaaagaaaaaaccacagaGAACCCAACATAATCTATTACTATAAAGACAAAGGCAGAAGGGAGAGGcacaccagcagcacacaggtCAGAAAGTTACAGACAAGGTATTTGCAAACTGAAGTCACATCTATGTCATGACCCATGTCAAACTCTcataaaaactgaaaattattttgatataaTGTTTTAACTCATAAAATCCATGCAATATTGCTAGATTTCAAATATGCAATGATTGACTGTGTTACAAGTTAATGAATTTTTTAATCATGAAGGTTACCTGCCCATGGCTCATTTTCTGTTAGAATACTGACACATCTGTCTCAATTGTCTCTTGCTGCCTGATCAGAAAATTACTGTCAACTTAACACCTGACATTCTAAACTGATTTCCCTCCAAGtagcaaaaaaatttaaaatatggaCATAACTTCTACCACAAGACACTTAATTGAATCTCTTTCTTAACTAGATATATCCTGTCTCCATTTCATGTTTATGGATTTTCAGAGTAGAAAACCCACTGGAAAATTCTTGgtaaaaaagcagcttttagTTACAAACACCTTTATGTTGGGTGGGCATGATaatgaaacagaggaaaaagagaCTCACTATGCCACTATAATGCACAAGGGTCAAGAATATCTAAACACAActagaaaaagacaaaagaatcACAGACAAATTGATCTGAGGTAAACAAACAGAACTGAAATAACACTTGTATTGCTACATCAAAAATTGAGATTTGGCAATACAATATTTTGTTCTGTGATCcttctttacattttttcccctacttCATTTTTACTAACCTGATCACAGACATTGAATGTGGgctaataaaagaaaaaaaaaaaaaaaaacaaaacagaaaatatgatatggagagaaaaacaatgtaaaaattcaattaaaataaacatcaaAAGTTTTCAAACAAATTTAGAAGTGATGCATCTGGTTaacacagagctgcagacacAGTATTACCTTCATAGGGATGTTAGTTATTGTGGTTGAAGCCAGATCAAAGTGTTGCTGTACTAAAAGATTCAGTTTTGTAGCCAAGTGCCTCCCTGCACGGACACTGTGCACTTCACTGGTTAGAACAGGGGAGAGCTGAAATGAATTGATACACAGAATTCATAGTTTAGGTTGTGATATCATTCAACAGTACAGTTTGTTCAACTCTCAAATAAGCATTTATACTGCTAAAGCTACCACTCAGAAACCCACACCAGGGGAAACTACTGAGCAAGAAGCAAAAAACtattttcattctgaattttGAGCTTATGCCAACTGCTACAGATGCAGTGCTTAAAAAcggttaaaaaaaattagaagtgtGCTAAAAATTGAGTCACTAATTGTTGATAGGAAAAATTAGCATCACAACATGGGGAATAAATCttaacagcagctctgggcctGGTTTTACATTCTTTCACCTGCTGAGTAACAGCAAAGTAATTTTTAGATGTCTACCTGTAAGTGCATCATACAGACACAAGGCAAATAAACACAAGCTAGGAGATGTATTTGATTTTTCCTTAGCCAAAAAGAACATTGGGTTGGGgctcaaaaccaaaacaaaataaattttaaaaaccacacAACAAAAACTACAACAATCCTCCAAAACCCTAAATCAAgaaccccaaacaacaacaacaaaaaaatcccagaacCCAGACCCAGAGAGAGAAGTAGTCAATTTGCTATCTTCTAATCACAATTTTTAGCACAACTACAGCAGAGTTCTGTAGAAATGAATCACAGGAATGTACCTCCTCATAGTCCTTTTCATGTATTAAATACTATGCAGCACTACATGCTTTTCATGTTAAGTCATTTTTCTGGGGTCTTTTCTTACAGACAGCATGTTAATGCAGAGCAGACTGTTGAATAGCAGAATATATtacaggtttttttaatgtacttgGTTTCAAACAACCACCACATGTGCTTTTGCTACTGAACAACAGAATAATTTGCACTATTTTCAGTCTGACATGGTTCAATCTGGGATAAGCTTTCTCATTTTAAGCTCCTCACCTCTTTTTTAGGACGATCTGAAACAAGGCTGTCTTCACCAACTGGGTATGTGTGGATTAACACCAGTTCACATTTCTGAATCTGCATTagacttaaaaataaaatcattttgCTTAGCCTACAGCATGGCAGATTATCtcctaaaattaaattaattctgaTATCTAGAACACAGAATCAAAACATATGTTTGTAACATGTTGTTTATGAAAGCGTGCTGCAGGAACTAGGTTACAGATACAAATTTCAAAAGCACAGACTTCAAAATCAGTTCTgatcagaataaaaataaaagcctaACACTTCTTGCTCCTCAGATGCTACAGCTCTGTGCTTCTTTTTTGGACACATCAATGGAGTAAGTCCTTAACTGGTGCAATCTGTTCAGCTTTATTCAGCTGAATATTGACACTACAAAGGATTTGTGTCTCCAAGTGTAGGTAAGAATGAGGGGATTCCAGGGAACATGAGAACAACTACCcaaacagcacagagagctgggacatGTAATGGGATATATGCTAATCCTGA encodes:
- the INTS13 gene encoding integrator complex subunit 13 isoform X2, translating into MKIFSESHKTVFVVDHCPYMAESCRQHVEFDMLVKNRTQGIIPLAPISKSLWTCSVESSMEYCRIMYDIFPFKKLVNFIVSDSGAHVLNSWTQEDQNLQELMAALAAVGPPNPRADPECCSILHGLVAAVEALCKITEYQHEARTTLMENAERVGNRGRIICITNAKSDSHVRMLEDCVQETIHEHNKLAANSDHLMQIQKCELVLIHTYPVGEDSLVSDRPKKELSPVLTSEVHSVRAGRHLATKLNLLVQQHFDLASTTITNIPMKPTFNVCDQEEQHANTSANYDVELLHHKEAHVDFLKSGDNHVGGNSREGTFKETVTLKWCTPRTNSVELHYCTGAYRISPVDVNSRPSSCLTNFLLNGRSVLLEQPRKSGSKVISHMLSSHGGEIFLHVLSSSRSILEDPPSISEGCGGRVTDYRITDFGEFMRENRLTPFLEPRYKMDGSLEIPLERAKDQLEKHTRYWPMIISQTTIFNMQAVVPLASVIVKETMTDEDVLNCQKTIYNLVDMERKNDPLPISTVGTRGKGPKRDEQYRIMWNELETLVRAHINNSDKHQRVLECLMACRSKPPEEEERKKRGRKREDKEDKSEKLGKDYESDKPWQDSERLKGLLDREKEELAEAEVIKDSPDSPEPPNKKPLITMDEMPTVEKAKGPMSLLSLWSNRINTANSRKHQEFIGRLNSVNNKAELYQHLKEENGMETTENGKAGRQ
- the INTS13 gene encoding integrator complex subunit 13 isoform X1, translated to MSVSFRKKMKIFSESHKTVFVVDHCPYMAESCRQHVEFDMLVKNRTQGIIPLAPISKSLWTCSVESSMEYCRIMYDIFPFKKLVNFIVSDSGAHVLNSWTQEDQNLQELMAALAAVGPPNPRADPECCSILHGLVAAVEALCKITEYQHEARTTLMENAERVGNRGRIICITNAKSDSHVRMLEDCVQETIHEHNKLAANSDHLMQIQKCELVLIHTYPVGEDSLVSDRPKKELSPVLTSEVHSVRAGRHLATKLNLLVQQHFDLASTTITNIPMKPTFNVCDQEEQHANTSANYDVELLHHKEAHVDFLKSGDNHVGGNSREGTFKETVTLKWCTPRTNSVELHYCTGAYRISPVDVNSRPSSCLTNFLLNGRSVLLEQPRKSGSKVISHMLSSHGGEIFLHVLSSSRSILEDPPSISEGCGGRVTDYRITDFGEFMRENRLTPFLEPRYKMDGSLEIPLERAKDQLEKHTRYWPMIISQTTIFNMQAVVPLASVIVKETMTDEDVLNCQKTIYNLVDMERKNDPLPISTVGTRGKGPKRDEQYRIMWNELETLVRAHINNSDKHQRVLECLMACRSKPPEEEERKKRGRKREDKEDKSEKLGKDYESDKPWQDSERLKGLLDREKEELAEAEVIKDSPDSPEPPNKKPLITMDEMPTVEKAKGPMSLLSLWSNRINTANSRKHQEFIGRLNSVNNKAELYQHLKEENGMETTENGKAGRQ
- the INTS13 gene encoding integrator complex subunit 13 isoform X3 — translated: MKIFSESHKTVFVVDHCPYMAESCRQHVEFDMLVKNRTQGIIPLAPISKSLWTCSVESSMEYCRIMYDIFPFKKLVNFIVSDSGAHVLNSWTQEDQNLQELMAALAAVGPPNPRADPECCSILHGLVAAVEALCKITEYQHEARTTLMENAERVGNRGRIICITNAKSDSHVRMLEDCVQETIHEHNKLAANSDHLMQIQKCELVLIHTYPVGEDSLVSDRPKKELSPVLTSEVHSVRAGRHLATKLNLLVQQHFDLASTTITNIPMKEEQHANTSANYDVELLHHKEAHVDFLKSGDNHVGGNSREGTFKETVTLKWCTPRTNSVELHYCTGAYRISPVDVNSRPSSCLTNFLLNGRSVLLEQPRKSGSKVISHMLSSHGGEIFLHVLSSSRSILEDPPSISEGCGGRVTDYRITDFGEFMRENRLTPFLEPRYKMDGSLEIPLERAKDQLEKHTRYWPMIISQTTIFNMQAVVPLASVIVKETMTDEDVLNCQKTIYNLVDMERKNDPLPISTVGTRGKGPKRDEQYRIMWNELETLVRAHINNSDKHQRVLECLMACRSKPPEEEERKKRGRKREDKEDKSEKLGKDYESDKPWQDSERLKGLLDREKEELAEAEVIKDSPDSPEPPNKKPLITMDEMPTVEKAKGPMSLLSLWSNRINTANSRKHQEFIGRLNSVNNKAELYQHLKEENGMETTENGKAGRQ